In Mycolicibacterium nivoides, the DNA window GTCATCGCCGAATACGGAGAGATTCGCGTTCAGTAGGTGAGTGGGCCCCGAGTTTGTCAGTGCCCCGGTGAACCCCACGACCACCGCGGCGAGCAAAACCACCAATCCAACGATGACGATCATGGCGGCGCCTCTACTGATGCTTAGAAGTCCAGTACACGCCTGATCAACAACATTGTCAACGGCGTAGATCTACGGCATAGGCATACTCTGTTGACATGGCGAGATGCTTTGCCATTGTTATGTCTACGGTGTAGGCCTACAGTGAAGGTCAACATTGGAGACATAGCCGAAGGTGGCAACATCCATGACCCAGCCGCCAGCAGGTCCAACTGGACCCGCGCCCGTCGCCCGCAACATCGAGGCGGACGGTGACAGCGGGCCGATCACCCGTGCGGCGGTCCTGGCCAGCGCCCTGGAGATTATCGACCGCGACGGCGTCGACAAGCTCTCGATGCGGAGGCTCGGCGAGGCGGTCGGGCGCGACCCGATGGTTCTCTATCGCCATGTGCCCAACAAGGCTGCGGTGCTCGACGGGGTCGTCGAGATGGTCTTCGAACAGCTTCCGCTGGACACCACAACGCCGGATTGGGCCGCCGCATTGCGCAAGCTCGGCCACGAGTTCCGCGATCTGGCGCGCGCGCATCCCAATGTGGTGCCGTTGTTGGTCACCCGTCCGCTGGCGACACCACTTGGGATGCGGCCCCCAGGAATCCTGCGGCACCTCGAAGAGGTTCTCACTCTGCTCATCGGTGCCGGGTTCACCGGGGCGGACGCGGTGCACGTCTACCGGGCGTTGTTCGGATTCCTGTACGGGCACGTACTTACCGAACTGCAGGAAATCGTCGAGCGGCCTGAGGAAACCGACCATGTACTGCGGCTGGGACTGCACCGACTTCCGATCGACCAGTTTCGGCACCTTCGCGAGCTCGCGCCAACCTGGGCGTCCTACGACGGACTGGCCGAACTCGACCGCGGACTCGACATTCTGCTCAGCGGACTTGCCGCTCGGCTCGCAGTCCCGGGCGCCGCTCCGGCGCCCACCGCTGAGTCTCCGTAGGACGACCACGAACGGACGTGACCTCGATGCCGCACTTGCATCTTTCCAAACTCACCCTCTTCCTGTGCGAATAGGCATGACCCACAGGCTCTTACGGACTTGGTACGACGATGGCAATAACAGACGCAGCCGAATACGCCCACCTTTGCGAGGCCGACGTCGAGCTACTCGGTGTCGAACTGGAGGCAATCCGTCGCGACATCGAGAATTCGCGCGGTGAACGAGATCGGGCATATATTCAGCGGGCCATCGCGTTTCAGCGCTGCCTCGACATCACGGCACGGCTCATGATCGCCGTCAATCGAAGCAGGCCCGGCTGGGCACTGGGGACCGCCGCGCTGGCCACCGCGAAAAGCATCGAGAACATGGAACTCGGTCACAACATCTGCCACGGTCAATGGGATTGGATGAACGACCCGGAAATCCACTCCAGCACCTGGGAGTGGGACATGGCCGGCGTCTCCTCACAGTGGCGGTACGCCCACAACTACCGGCATCACGTGTTCACGAACGTCATCGGCATGGACGACGACCTGGGATACGGCGTCATGCGGGTCACCCGCGACCAGCAGTGGCGGTTGAGCAATCTATTTCAGCCGTTCCGAAGCATATTGCTGGCCATCATGTTCGAGTGGGGCATCGCCCTGCAGGGGTGGGAGTCGCAGCAGAAGCGCGCCGCGACGGGCGACGACAAATCCGCGCTCACCCGAGCCTTGGTCCGCAAGGTGGCGCGGCAGGCCGGCAAGGACTACTTGATCTTTCCGGCGCTGAGTCTTCGACGATGGCGCCGCACGCTCACCGCGAACGTGGCCGCCAATGTGCTGCGAAATGTGTGGGCCTACGTGGTGATCTGCTGTGGCCACCTCGGCGACGGTACACAGAAATTCGCACCCGCCGCACTGGAGGACGAGTCCAAATCCGAATGGTATCTGCGACAAATGCTCGGTACCGCGAACTTCCGTGCCGGGCCGATGTTGGCGTTCCTCAGTGGAAACCTCTGCTACCAGATTGAGCACCACCTCTTTCCCGATCTCCCGAGCAACCGCTACGCGCAGATCGCTCCAGAGGTTCGGTCCATATGCGCCCGCTTTGACCTGCCGTACACGACCGGTCCGCTCGTACGTCAATACCTAGGGACCGTGCGAACCATTTTCACGCTCGCACTCCCGGATCGGCTTCCGTCCAGCGATTGTGACGCACCAAAAAACCCAGCCATGGTGCTTGCCGGGGGAGAACGGTCATGGTGACGTTTCGACGCTCGTAGCGGGGGCGCTCAAGGTGGAACGAAGACCAAATTGTCGTTTCCTCCATTGAATTCGGACAAGACGCGGCCCTGTCGGCGCTG includes these proteins:
- a CDS encoding TetR/AcrR family transcriptional regulator C-terminal domain-containing protein: MTQPPAGPTGPAPVARNIEADGDSGPITRAAVLASALEIIDRDGVDKLSMRRLGEAVGRDPMVLYRHVPNKAAVLDGVVEMVFEQLPLDTTTPDWAAALRKLGHEFRDLARAHPNVVPLLVTRPLATPLGMRPPGILRHLEEVLTLLIGAGFTGADAVHVYRALFGFLYGHVLTELQEIVERPEETDHVLRLGLHRLPIDQFRHLRELAPTWASYDGLAELDRGLDILLSGLAARLAVPGAAPAPTAESP
- a CDS encoding fatty acid desaturase family protein — its product is MAITDAAEYAHLCEADVELLGVELEAIRRDIENSRGERDRAYIQRAIAFQRCLDITARLMIAVNRSRPGWALGTAALATAKSIENMELGHNICHGQWDWMNDPEIHSSTWEWDMAGVSSQWRYAHNYRHHVFTNVIGMDDDLGYGVMRVTRDQQWRLSNLFQPFRSILLAIMFEWGIALQGWESQQKRAATGDDKSALTRALVRKVARQAGKDYLIFPALSLRRWRRTLTANVAANVLRNVWAYVVICCGHLGDGTQKFAPAALEDESKSEWYLRQMLGTANFRAGPMLAFLSGNLCYQIEHHLFPDLPSNRYAQIAPEVRSICARFDLPYTTGPLVRQYLGTVRTIFTLALPDRLPSSDCDAPKNPAMVLAGGERSW